The DNA window GTCGATCGCCTCGATCACTCCCGTCTTGTGCCTTCCCCCTGAGCAGCGCAAAGCGGCCTGGAGCGAGCTGTTCGATGTCGGGCACGGCGTGATGGATCTGGGCAAGCCCAAGGAAAGCAAGGAAAGCGCTGCAGTGGAACCAGGTGATTGCGATATCGCCGGCAAAGCGCTGGGCGTCAACGAAGTGGCCTACCAGACTTACCGCATTCCAGGGACACCGTGGGCCATTGCCGATGACGGCCGTCACGTGACTCAGGCTGTGCTGCAGAATCCTAGGAGCCTGCAGACGTTCATGAGCGCAGCCGAGGTGAGCCATGCAGCCCAATAACTATGCTGTGGACCGCGCACGCATCAACCGGCGTGTCTATCACTCAGCTCTGACGGCCTGGATGATGGGGCCAGGCAGTTTGGCCTTGGGCATGCTTGCCGCCGTCGTGGGTGGATTTGTCTACCCCGTCAGTCTCTGGCTCAGCTTCCCCGTGCTGATGTTCTGGGCGCCGGTGCTACTGTTTGCTGACTGGCAGATGCCCATGCGCATGCCCACGGACATGGGCGTGCTCGATCCGTCGACCAGGCGCCAGGTGCCTGGAAAGCTCTGGGGTTTTGTGCCGATCGCCGTCGCACGCACGACGATGGATAAAGCCGCGGGCATTTTGTACATGGGCTATCTGCGTGGGCAGGATGCAGGCCGCGAGCTGTGGCTGAGCATGGACGATATGTGCCGGCACATCCTGATGTTCGGCACCACCGGCGCGGGTAAGACCGAAGCGCTTCTAGGGTACGTCCTGGGCCAGCTCGGTTATGGCAAGGGTTTGATCTATACGGACGCCAAAGCCCAGAACGACGTGCCAACGGCCATTGCCTCCCTGGCCCGCTACTACGGCCGGGAAGACGATCTGCGGCACATGAACTTCATCAATGGCGGTCGCTCCCGTGCCCAGGAGCTGCTGGATGATGACAAGAGCCGTCCCGAGACCAACACCATTAACGCCTTTGGTATCGCCCAGGAGTCCTACATCACCAACCTGATGGACTCGATGCTGCCGCCTGCAGGTAGCGATACCAGCTGGCAGGACAAGGCCAAGGCGATGATACAAGCCTTGGTCTTTTCTCTGGTCTATAAGTGCCGCCGCGAAGGCAAGGTCATGTCGCAGCGCACGATTCAGGAACACATGCCTCTGCGCGCCATTGCCAAGCTTTACATCCAATCGGTAGAAGAGGAATGGCACGAAGAAGCCCGGTTACCCATCGAGAACTACCTGAACATGCTGGCAGGTTTCGATCTGACCAAGGTGGATTCGCCTTCTGAATGGGCTGCTGAAAGCGTGAATCAGCACGGCTACCTGATCCAGCAATTCAGCCGCATGCTGTCGATGTTCAACGACATGTACGGGCATGTGTTCGCGCTCGATGCCGGCGACATCGACCTCAAGGACACGATCCACAACGATCGCATCCTCATGGTGCTGATCCCGGCGCTGGAATTGTCGTCCAGCGAGGCTTCAACGTTGGGCCGGCTGTATGTGTCGCAGACGGCCATGATCCTCAGCCAGGATCTGGGTGAGAAAATCGAAGGCAAGGCCGAAGACATCCTGGTGGTGCGCAAGTACAAGGACCGCTTCCCGTTCCTTTGGATCAACGACGAGGTGGGGGCCGTCTACACCGAAAAGCTGGGTGAGCTGGCTACGCAGGTGCGCTCACTGGGCATCAGCCTGCTACTCGCCGGCCAGGAAGCGCAGCGCTTGAAGTCCGCCGCCGGCGACAAGATCTGGACGCTGATTGCCAACATGGGCACGCGCATCACCGGCAAAATCATGGATCCCAAGGACACCTTGGAGATCCTGCAGCTGATGGCCGGCAAGGAAATGGTCTCCGAGGTCAGTGGCATGGTGCGGCAGCCGGGTACGTTTGGCAGCAGCTGGGAGGACTCGGATTCGTTGAGCCTGCGTGAGCACAACAAGGTCAGCGTCGAGGAGGTGCAGAAGCTGCAGGAAGGCGAAAACATCACCCTGTTCAAAGGCGAGGTGATCCGTGGCAGCTCGCTGTACATCCCCGACGTGGATAAGCTGTCCAAGGAGGCCATCCGTATCAACCGCTTCATCGAGGTGGCCCCGCCGTCCCTGGACGAGCTGCTGGCCACCGCACCTGAGAAGGTCCGCCGCAGCTACCCGCGCGTAGGGAAGATCCAGCAGATCCTCTTTCATCTCAAGACCGAGCCAGGCCGCGCTGACCTGCAGAACCTGGTGCTGATCGATCCGGCGCTGGCCACGCTGAACGAGCTGGAAGAAGAGTGGCAGCACATCTGGCGTCGCACACCTGGCGCAGCCGTGCGTAGCACCCTGCTCTGGCATACGGCGCTGGGCAAGATACCGACCAGGGGCCGAGGCTATCGATCGCAGGTCGATGAAGCACAATCACTGACCGTGGGCCTCACACGCCTTGAAACGTATGGCGGGCAGCATGTGCAGGCGGTCAAGCATGAAGAGAAACAGCATGGGCATCACCACTGACAGCGAGGCAGATGGGCTATGAGCAACCTTTCATCCTTGATGCACTGTGTCGCAGAGTTACCGCCGTCGCGCGGCGCTCGCAGAGCCCACAGCTGCGTTCCTGCCGACCATGCCGGTCCCTGTGATCTGCAGTACGAATTACACGGACGCATGCAGGCCGCAGGCTTCGAGAACTATCAGCAGGCGCTCACGGCCGCGACCCTGGCCATCTTTTCTGAGGTGCATGAGTTCGACCGTGTGTTGATCCGCGCCGGCACTGAGCAGTCCCTTGCACAGGCCTTCTCAAGCGCAATCACCTGGCGTCAGGCGCAGGCCTGATCTAACCCCAAAGCAA is part of the Pseudomonas coleopterorum genome and encodes:
- the trbC gene encoding F-type conjugative transfer protein TrbC produces the protein MQPNNYAVDRARINRRVYHSALTAWMMGPGSLALGMLAAVVGGFVYPVSLWLSFPVLMFWAPVLLFADWQMPMRMPTDMGVLDPSTRRQVPGKLWGFVPIAVARTTMDKAAGILYMGYLRGQDAGRELWLSMDDMCRHILMFGTTGAGKTEALLGYVLGQLGYGKGLIYTDAKAQNDVPTAIASLARYYGREDDLRHMNFINGGRSRAQELLDDDKSRPETNTINAFGIAQESYITNLMDSMLPPAGSDTSWQDKAKAMIQALVFSLVYKCRREGKVMSQRTIQEHMPLRAIAKLYIQSVEEEWHEEARLPIENYLNMLAGFDLTKVDSPSEWAAESVNQHGYLIQQFSRMLSMFNDMYGHVFALDAGDIDLKDTIHNDRILMVLIPALELSSSEASTLGRLYVSQTAMILSQDLGEKIEGKAEDILVVRKYKDRFPFLWINDEVGAVYTEKLGELATQVRSLGISLLLAGQEAQRLKSAAGDKIWTLIANMGTRITGKIMDPKDTLEILQLMAGKEMVSEVSGMVRQPGTFGSSWEDSDSLSLREHNKVSVEEVQKLQEGENITLFKGEVIRGSSLYIPDVDKLSKEAIRINRFIEVAPPSLDELLATAPEKVRRSYPRVGKIQQILFHLKTEPGRADLQNLVLIDPALATLNELEEEWQHIWRRTPGAAVRSTLLWHTALGKIPTRGRGYRSQVDEAQSLTVGLTRLETYGGQHVQAVKHEEKQHGHHH